From Chlorocebus sabaeus isolate Y175 chromosome 10, mChlSab1.0.hap1, whole genome shotgun sequence:
TTGCAGGAGTTTGTTTAATGACCAAAAATTAGTAGAATACTTAAAGGAGAGTTCTTTTGATGCGGTGTTTCTGGATCCTTTTGATGCCTGTGGCTTAATTGTTGCCAAATatttctccctcccctctgtGGTCTTTGCCAGGGGAATAGCTTGCCACTATCTTGAAGAAGGTGCACAGTGCCCTGCTCCTCTTTCCTATGTCCCCAGAATTCTCTTAGGGTTCTCAGATGCCATGACTTTCAAGGAGAGAGTATGGAACCATGTCATGCACTTGGAGGAACATttattttgcaagtattttttcaAAAGTGCCCTAGAAATAGCCTCTGAAATTCTCCAAACACCTGTCACGGAATATGATCTCTACAGCCACACATCAATTTGGTTGTTGCGAACGGACTTTGTTTTGGACTATCCCAAACCCGTGATGCCCAACATGGTCTTCATTGGTGGTATCAACTGCCATCAGGGAAAGCCATTGCCTAAGGTAAGTCATACTCTTAGCAGTTTTgcatacattcttttcattaaaaaagcgTTTtagttgtgtatatataatttaaaaattataggtcCTATTCAGCCTACATTTTTGAGTACCATGTTTAGAAAAGCACCAAAAACAACAGTAAGAAATATAACTTCCCTTTATTGCTAATTTTTGTGACCCCTAGAGGAAATGCTCTTAGCAGTTTTGtgtacattcttttcattaaaaaaaaagcattttagttATACGCAATATCTAATGTAAATTCTGATAcctattttgttaaaataaaatcttgtatTAGGTTAGACATATATTTCTTTACCttgcatttttcatttgccagtaaATAATAGATTCCTTTATAGACAAATACAAACAGATTTGACAAGTTCGTTTAATAGTCTTTACTTTGGATGCTATGTAGTTTTTTTAACCAATTAGTATTGATATATCTTTaggcattttccattttttgcttttatgaatAAGGCCATGTAAACACTCTTTAATAATTTCCTTATgtgaatatatttctatattcttgCTTTTATCTTAATAGACTAGAGTCTTACACGTAGGGTTATAGGGTTTTCCTGAATTGAGAAGGATTGGCATCTTTTTACTATTAAGTCATCCTGTTCAGGAATATGTAAGTCTCACTATTTATTCAGATcttgttttatatacataaataaaatttttcactaTATGCGCATTTTAtgtttgttattaatatttattccttggcatttttttatttttgaaactatttttttacagggcaaattttccatttctacatTTAACTGACTATTGGGGTTTTTGCACATGTGTCTTGTATCCAGCCACattactaactttttttttttttttttttgagacggagtctcgctctgtcgcccaggctggagtgcagtggccggatctctgctcactgcaagctccgcctcccgggttcacgccattctcctgcctcagcctcccgagtagctgggactacaggcgcccgccacctcgcccggctagttttttgtattttt
This genomic window contains:
- the LOC119625276 gene encoding LOW QUALITY PROTEIN: UDP-glucuronosyltransferase 1A8-like (The sequence of the model RefSeq protein was modified relative to this genomic sequence to represent the inferred CDS: inserted 1 base in 1 codon; deleted 1 base in 1 codon), whose product is MACTRWTSPVLLCVSLLLTCGFAEAGKLLVVPMDGSHWFTMQSVVEKLILRGHEVVVVXARGELATGKITELHSEDLFNLIHLEDLDREFMTFAHAQWKAQLRSFFSLFLSSSNGFFDLFFSHCRSLFNDQKLVEYLKESSFDAVFLDPFDACGLIVAKYFSLPSVVFARGIACHYLEEGAQCPAPLSYVPRILLGFSDAMTFKERVWNHVMHLEEHLFCKYFFKSALEIASEILQTPVTEYDLYSHTSIWLLRTDFVLDYPKPVMPNMVFIGGINCHQGKPLPKIFGKRVTFQPTHGKVK